Below is a genomic region from Sphingopyxis terrae subsp. terrae NBRC 15098.
CGACGGCATCCGCGACCGGTTCGGCGCCGCGCCGCTCGCTTATCGTGCGGGGCGCTACGGGCTGGGACGCAGCAGCGCGACGATGCTAGCGGACCTCGGCTTTCGGCTCGACACGTCGGTCCGGTCGGGCTTCGATTACCGCCCCGGCCATGGTCCCGACTATCGCTGTGCGCCGCTCCGGCCCTGGTGGGTGGGGCAGGGCAGCGATGCCATTCTGGAAGTCCCGGTCACAACCGTCTTCGGGGGGGCGCTCGGCCGCCTTGGTCCGCCCGTCTATCACCGCGTCGCGCGCGATGGGCTGCGCGCCGGCGCCGCACTCGCGCGTCTGGGGCTCGTCGAACGCATCGCGCTGACCCCCGAAGGCATTCCTGCCGACAAGGCGTGCCGCGCGATCGACATCGCGATCGAACAGCGCCTGCCCATTCTCAACTTTTCGTTTCACTCGCCCTCGCTGCAACCGGGCAACACGCCCTATGTGCGCAGCGACGCGGACCTCGATCTCTTCTATCGCTGGTGGGACGTGGTGCTCGACCATCTGGCGCGGCGCGGCATCGTCGCAATCGACACCGACGGCATATTGGCAATGGCGACGCGCTCGGCTATCGCCCGCTGATCCCTCTCGGGGGCCTGTAGCTCAATGGTTAGAGCTGGCCGCTCATAACGGCTAGGTTGCGGGTTCGAGTCCTGCCGGGCCCACCATTTCCCTTGCAAATTGCAACCGGTCGCTGTCCATTGGGCCGAGTTGAAAGGGAGAGGGACATGGCAAGCAAGAAGACGATCCTGCTCGGCGGGCTGGCGGTCATCGTGGCGATCGGGG
It encodes:
- a CDS encoding polysaccharide deacetylase family protein — its product is MTIDTEEDFDWNGPFSRTGFRLDSVPALSACQSYFERAGVRPIYLVDWPIVQDDRAVAILAPALASGRCDIGAQLHPWVTPPFDEAVNDRNSYTGNLPETLQRAKMQTLRDGIRDRFGAAPLAYRAGRYGLGRSSATMLADLGFRLDTSVRSGFDYRPGHGPDYRCAPLRPWWVGQGSDAILEVPVTTVFGGALGRLGPPVYHRVARDGLRAGAALARLGLVERIALTPEGIPADKACRAIDIAIEQRLPILNFSFHSPSLQPGNTPYVRSDADLDLFYRWWDVVLDHLARRGIVAIDTDGILAMATRSAIAR